One Kangiella geojedonensis DNA segment encodes these proteins:
- the speA gene encoding biosynthetic arginine decarboxylase, protein MTVTTNDWSIEQARSFYNLPYWSDGYFDLNDAGELTVSPDKSRPELTFSLSSVCKELQGRGFQMPSLLRFGDIVHNRVNSLCHAFNQAIGELEYQGKYTVCYPIKVNQQRRVVEEIVKSQDGISKDAKQIGLEAGSKPELMAVLAMSENTNSTIVCNGYKDREYLRAALIGSELGHKVYIVIEKLSELHLLLEEAESMGIKPTIGVRARLASKGESKWQTSGGDHSKFGLSASQILRLVETLQEREQLDIFQLLHFHLGSQITSIHDIRNALKECARFYAELHTLGAPITTVDVGGGLGVDYEGTRSQSHCSMNYTLEEYAYHVVNGFFEVADEHQLPHPNIITESGRALTAHHAVLIANVIDSESPIKFDVEEPRKDAPTVLQHLWTTYQEVLSGDNNRLIQAHHDAGYYLNEAQGMFSHQVLSLADRAVAERLHRLVLLKIRQRLVPETLEQESILASLNEQLASKFFVNFSIFQSLPDAWAIDQIFPVMPLQGLDQEPTESAIIQDITCDSDGLLEQYVNNHGITSTIQLPEYQHGEEYLLGFFLVGAYQEILGDMHNLFGDTHTIDLRVADNGELEIYNTDYGSGVDELLDYVDFDAKSLLESYRRQLKASGLELSQQRQYLAELREGIYGYSYLED, encoded by the coding sequence ATGACTGTTACAACAAACGACTGGTCAATTGAGCAAGCACGTTCTTTTTATAACCTTCCTTATTGGAGTGATGGTTACTTTGATCTGAATGATGCTGGCGAACTTACTGTCTCGCCCGATAAGAGCCGCCCTGAGCTCACCTTTTCCTTATCTTCTGTATGTAAGGAGTTACAGGGTCGCGGCTTTCAGATGCCTTCCCTACTTCGTTTCGGCGATATTGTGCATAATCGCGTCAACAGCTTATGTCACGCCTTTAACCAAGCTATTGGTGAACTTGAGTATCAGGGCAAATATACGGTTTGTTATCCGATCAAAGTGAACCAACAGCGACGAGTGGTTGAGGAAATTGTAAAAAGCCAAGATGGTATCAGCAAAGACGCTAAACAGATCGGTCTTGAGGCTGGTAGCAAACCTGAGTTAATGGCTGTGTTAGCAATGTCTGAAAACACCAATTCAACCATTGTCTGCAACGGTTACAAAGATCGTGAATATTTACGCGCAGCATTAATTGGCTCCGAACTTGGCCATAAAGTTTATATTGTCATTGAAAAGCTGTCAGAGCTTCATTTGCTCTTAGAGGAAGCTGAAAGTATGGGCATCAAGCCAACCATTGGCGTGCGCGCTCGCTTAGCGTCTAAGGGCGAATCCAAGTGGCAAACATCCGGCGGCGACCATTCAAAATTTGGCCTATCCGCGAGCCAGATTTTGCGCTTGGTAGAGACGCTACAGGAACGTGAACAGTTGGATATTTTCCAGCTACTTCACTTCCACCTTGGGTCACAAATCACGTCGATTCACGATATTCGTAACGCCTTAAAAGAATGTGCACGTTTCTATGCCGAACTGCACACCTTAGGCGCCCCGATCACAACGGTTGATGTGGGTGGCGGCTTAGGTGTCGACTATGAAGGTACCCGCAGCCAAAGTCACTGCTCGATGAACTATACGCTTGAAGAATATGCGTACCATGTAGTGAATGGCTTCTTTGAAGTTGCTGATGAGCACCAATTACCGCATCCGAATATTATTACGGAGTCAGGTCGCGCCCTGACTGCGCACCATGCGGTGTTAATTGCCAACGTGATTGACTCAGAGTCGCCAATTAAATTTGATGTAGAAGAGCCTCGTAAGGACGCTCCAACCGTATTACAACACCTTTGGACAACGTACCAAGAAGTGTTAAGCGGCGATAACAACCGCCTGATTCAAGCGCACCATGACGCAGGCTATTATCTCAACGAGGCTCAAGGGATGTTTAGTCATCAAGTTTTAAGTCTTGCTGATCGCGCAGTTGCCGAGCGACTTCACCGACTAGTGTTGCTGAAGATTAGGCAACGACTGGTACCTGAAACGCTGGAGCAGGAAAGTATTTTAGCGAGCCTGAATGAGCAGTTAGCGAGCAAGTTCTTTGTTAATTTTTCGATTTTCCAATCACTGCCGGATGCTTGGGCTATCGATCAAATATTCCCAGTGATGCCACTGCAAGGGTTAGACCAAGAGCCAACTGAAAGCGCCATCATCCAAGACATCACCTGCGATAGTGATGGTTTGCTAGAACAGTACGTCAATAATCATGGTATTACTTCGACTATACAGTTGCCAGAATACCAACACGGCGAAGAGTATTTACTAGGCTTTTTCCTAGTGGGCGCTTATCAGGAAATTTTAGGGGATATGCACAATCTATTTGGTGATACACACACTATTGATTTGCGTGTCGCTGATAACGGTGAGCTAGAAATCTACAATACTGACTATGGTTCAGGCGTTGATGAGCTTTTAGATTATGTCGATTTTGATGCGAAATCTTTATTAGAATCTTATCGTCGCCAGTTAAAAGCCAGTGGTTTAGAACTTTCTCAGCAACGCCAATACCTCGCCGAACTGCGCGAAGGTATTTATGGCTACAGTTATTTAGAAGACTAG
- a CDS encoding rhodanese-like domain-containing protein, which produces MSLKRLLIVVIAFVTLGCRADSLDEEQPEHPGSNSELPRDFTLTAGEKVLFNNVEFEFERIKEDSRCPKGTQCIHQGSASLVVNYTLEETPIQKVMTIGGADEDSRLKINDMTVQLGYLKPYPATNIRIDPANYKAHFIVMDDKTLNDAVVLDVRTQQEFDSGHYPQADHIPYDEISERATELDFAKDERVVVYCRSGNRAGKATATLNQLGYTNVINGVDQDTVEKLMGSEE; this is translated from the coding sequence ATGAGTTTGAAGCGTTTATTAATTGTAGTGATCGCCTTTGTGACCTTAGGCTGCCGTGCTGATAGTTTGGATGAGGAGCAGCCTGAGCACCCAGGTTCCAATTCAGAATTACCAAGAGACTTCACTTTAACCGCTGGTGAGAAAGTGTTATTCAATAATGTGGAGTTTGAATTTGAACGAATAAAGGAAGACTCTCGTTGTCCCAAAGGAACTCAATGCATACATCAAGGTAGTGCCAGCCTTGTGGTTAATTACACTTTGGAAGAAACGCCTATACAAAAAGTGATGACCATCGGCGGAGCTGATGAAGATTCACGCTTAAAAATTAATGATATGACGGTACAACTAGGTTATCTAAAGCCGTACCCAGCCACGAACATTAGAATAGACCCTGCTAATTATAAGGCTCATTTCATTGTAATGGACGACAAAACTCTTAATGATGCTGTGGTCTTGGACGTTCGCACTCAGCAGGAGTTTGATAGTGGCCATTATCCTCAAGCGGACCATATTCCTTATGATGAGATTTCTGAGCGTGCTACAGAGCTTGATTTTGCTAAAGATGAACGAGTAGTAGTTTACTGTCGAAGTGGCAACCGTGCCGGTAAAGCAACGGCGACATTAAATCAGCTGGGTTATACCAACGTGATTAATGGCGTGGATCAGGACACAGTAGAGAAGCTGATGGGTAGCGAGGAATAA
- the speD gene encoding adenosylmethionine decarboxylase, whose amino-acid sequence MYKDFDYNQEIDPTGATDTQWPSFKNVNENDERNDHFIQRDGKQFAGTHLIIDLWGASRLDNLQVMEQAFREAVIECGATLLHIHMHHFTPNGGISGVAVLAESHISVHTWPERDYAAFDVFMCGDAEPHKATEILRKAFLPSEVSVKEILRGEVHN is encoded by the coding sequence GTGTATAAAGACTTCGACTATAACCAAGAGATTGATCCTACTGGCGCAACAGACACTCAGTGGCCTTCTTTTAAGAACGTTAATGAGAACGATGAGCGAAACGATCATTTCATACAACGTGATGGCAAGCAGTTTGCTGGTACGCACCTGATCATTGACTTATGGGGCGCTTCTAGACTTGATAATTTACAAGTCATGGAGCAAGCCTTTCGTGAAGCTGTGATCGAATGTGGCGCTACCCTGCTTCATATTCACATGCATCACTTCACCCCAAACGGCGGTATTTCAGGTGTTGCTGTGCTTGCAGAATCACACATCAGTGTTCACACATGGCCTGAGCGCGATTACGCTGCGTTCGACGTCTTTATGTGTGGCGACGCTGAGCCTCATAAAGCAACTGAAATCCTACGCAAAGCTTTCTTACCGTCTGAAGTTTCGGTAAAAGAGATCTTGCGTGGCGAAGTTCATAACTAA
- a CDS encoding VOC family protein has product MGKVVGVGGIFFKSKDRDALGKWYHNTLGFSIDPSYGGSHFLQKDAPEKSCTVWGPFKEDTDYFEPSEKAFMLNFIVDDIHECLKQVEQAGGKLVGEPCEDEMGIFAWFMDPEGNKIELWQVK; this is encoded by the coding sequence ATGGGAAAAGTTGTTGGGGTTGGAGGAATATTTTTTAAATCCAAAGATAGGGATGCTTTAGGTAAGTGGTACCACAACACTCTTGGATTCAGTATTGATCCGAGTTATGGCGGTTCACACTTTTTACAAAAAGATGCGCCGGAAAAATCTTGTACCGTTTGGGGGCCTTTTAAAGAAGATACGGACTATTTTGAGCCTTCGGAAAAAGCCTTTATGTTGAACTTTATTGTGGATGATATTCATGAATGTTTGAAGCAAGTTGAGCAAGCGGGAGGGAAGTTAGTCGGAGAACCTTGTGAAGATGAGATGGGGATTTTTGCGTGGTTTATGGATCCCGAGGGCAATAAGATCGAACTGTGGCAGGTAAAATAA
- a CDS encoding Glu/Leu/Phe/Val family dehydrogenase, whose amino-acid sequence MAVFNLRAYDDHEQIVFCRDVESGLKAIICVHNTNLGPAVGGCRMWDYNSDEGALIDALRLSRGMTYKNAMAGLNMGGGKSVIIGNSKTMKSEELFRAFGRFVDKLSGKYITAEDVGINPQDMAVVNKETNHVLGLEGKSGDPSPVTAYGVFTGLKAAVNHRLGRDDLDGLKVSVQGLGHVGYYLCRHLHEQGAKLVVTDINKESVDRVVDEFGATAVDTDDIYHQEVDVYAPCALGATINDNTLPKIQASVIAGAANNQLAEDRHGDILMQKGILYAPDYVINAGGIINVSFEESYDQAAALKKVDEIYGTLTEVFDASKSSGRPTNVIADEIARQRVADAKKV is encoded by the coding sequence ATGGCGGTTTTTAACCTTCGCGCCTATGACGATCACGAACAAATCGTATTTTGTCGTGACGTAGAGTCAGGGCTTAAAGCAATTATTTGTGTCCACAATACTAACCTTGGCCCAGCGGTCGGTGGTTGTCGTATGTGGGATTATAATTCTGATGAAGGCGCATTGATCGACGCACTTCGCCTTTCGCGAGGCATGACGTATAAAAATGCTATGGCTGGCCTCAACATGGGCGGCGGCAAATCAGTAATTATTGGTAACTCTAAGACCATGAAGTCTGAAGAGTTATTCCGTGCTTTCGGACGTTTTGTCGACAAGCTAAGCGGTAAATACATCACTGCTGAAGATGTGGGCATCAACCCACAAGATATGGCTGTAGTGAATAAAGAAACTAATCATGTGCTAGGGCTTGAGGGCAAATCAGGTGATCCATCTCCTGTTACAGCCTACGGCGTATTCACTGGTCTTAAAGCTGCAGTTAATCACCGTTTGGGGCGCGATGACCTTGATGGCTTGAAAGTATCTGTTCAAGGTTTAGGTCACGTTGGTTACTACCTGTGTCGTCATTTGCATGAGCAAGGCGCCAAGCTTGTGGTTACTGACATCAATAAAGAAAGCGTTGACCGTGTGGTTGATGAATTTGGTGCTACCGCGGTAGATACTGATGATATCTATCACCAAGAAGTCGACGTTTACGCACCTTGTGCACTAGGCGCTACTATTAACGATAATACGCTTCCTAAGATTCAGGCTTCGGTTATTGCTGGCGCAGCAAACAACCAGCTTGCTGAAGATCGTCATGGTGATATTTTGATGCAAAAAGGCATCTTGTATGCGCCTGACTACGTGATTAACGCAGGTGGTATCATCAATGTTTCCTTCGAAGAAAGCTATGATCAAGCGGCTGCTCTGAAGAAAGTTGATGAGATCTATGGCACTTTGACTGAAGTGTTCGATGCATCGAAATCATCAGGTCGTCCGACTAACGTGATTGCAGATGAAATCGCGCGTCAACGTGTAGCGGATGCTAAGAAAGTGTAA
- the aguB gene encoding N-carbamoylputrescine amidase: MMRNVTFAATQFAVTDSFDQNLELGESLVRKAAAQGAEAILLQELFAGFYWCKDQDPKYFDWAEPYDTSKVLKHFSALAKELGVVLPVSYFEKSGNAHFNSLAMIDADGTILDNYRKTHIPDGPGYQEKFYFSPGDTGFKVWDTKFGRLGAAICWDQWFPETARVLALKGAEAIFYPTAIGSEPQDPNWDSRRHWQRVMQGHSGANMVPVIASNRIGTEKGDSCDITFYGSSFITDNFGEKVKEMDKTTQGVITHEFDLDLLAKQRASWGLFRDRRPEHYQRITSL; encoded by the coding sequence ATGATGAGAAACGTTACTTTTGCTGCTACACAGTTTGCTGTAACCGATAGTTTTGATCAAAATTTAGAGCTAGGCGAATCGCTAGTGCGTAAAGCAGCCGCTCAAGGTGCTGAGGCTATTTTACTGCAAGAACTTTTCGCGGGCTTTTATTGGTGCAAAGACCAAGACCCAAAATATTTTGATTGGGCCGAACCTTACGATACGAGTAAAGTCCTGAAGCATTTTTCAGCGCTAGCAAAAGAGCTCGGCGTAGTGCTCCCGGTTAGTTATTTTGAGAAGTCCGGCAATGCGCACTTCAATTCGCTCGCTATGATTGATGCGGATGGCACCATCTTAGACAACTATCGTAAAACCCATATTCCCGATGGCCCCGGCTACCAGGAAAAATTTTATTTTAGTCCTGGCGACACGGGCTTTAAAGTTTGGGATACGAAATTTGGTCGCTTAGGCGCTGCCATTTGCTGGGATCAATGGTTTCCAGAAACAGCTAGAGTTTTAGCCCTAAAAGGTGCAGAAGCCATTTTCTATCCAACGGCTATTGGTAGCGAGCCCCAAGATCCCAACTGGGATTCGCGCCGGCATTGGCAACGCGTAATGCAGGGTCATAGTGGCGCGAACATGGTACCAGTCATTGCGTCGAATCGTATCGGTACGGAAAAAGGTGACAGCTGCGATATCACTTTCTACGGCTCATCATTTATTACGGATAATTTTGGCGAAAAAGTTAAGGAGATGGATAAGACGACTCAAGGTGTGATTACTCATGAGTTCGACCTAGACTTATTAGCGAAACAGCGAGCCAGTTGGGGCTTATTCAGGGATCGTCGCCCAGAGCATTATCAAAGGATAACGTCGTTATAA
- a CDS encoding S-(hydroxymethyl)glutathione dehydrogenase/class III alcohol dehydrogenase gives MSQEFIKSKAAIAWEAGKPLSIEEVDVMPPQKGEVLVRIVATGVCHTDAFTLSGDDPEGVFPAILGHEGGGIVEQVGEGVTSVEVGDHVIPLYTAECGECKMCTSGKTNLCSAVRETQGKGLMPDGTTRFYKDGQPIYHYMGTSTFSEYTVLPEISLAKVNKEAPLEEVCLLGCGVTTGMGAVMNTAKVEEGATVAIFGLGGIGLSAIIGATMAKAGRIIAIDINESKFDLAKKLGATDCINPKNYDKPIQDVIVELTDGGVDYSFECIGNVDVMRSALECCHKGWGESIIIGVAGAGQEISTRPFQLVTGRVWKGTAFGGVKGRSELPDYVERYMNGEFKLNDFITHTMELEKINEAFELMHEGKSIRSVIHY, from the coding sequence ATGTCACAAGAATTTATCAAATCTAAAGCCGCCATTGCTTGGGAAGCTGGAAAACCACTATCCATTGAAGAAGTCGACGTTATGCCGCCACAAAAAGGCGAAGTATTGGTTCGTATCGTCGCAACTGGCGTCTGCCACACAGACGCATTCACTTTATCTGGCGATGATCCAGAAGGCGTATTTCCAGCAATTCTAGGCCATGAAGGTGGCGGTATTGTCGAGCAAGTGGGTGAAGGCGTCACTAGCGTTGAAGTTGGTGACCACGTTATTCCACTTTACACCGCAGAATGTGGCGAATGTAAGATGTGTACCTCAGGCAAAACAAACTTATGCTCCGCAGTTCGCGAAACACAAGGCAAAGGTTTAATGCCAGACGGCACCACTCGTTTCTACAAAGACGGGCAACCTATCTACCACTATATGGGGACTTCAACCTTCTCGGAATACACGGTTCTGCCAGAAATTTCTTTGGCCAAAGTGAATAAAGAAGCACCGCTAGAAGAAGTCTGCTTGCTTGGCTGTGGCGTAACCACTGGCATGGGAGCGGTAATGAATACGGCCAAAGTCGAAGAAGGCGCAACGGTCGCTATTTTTGGTCTTGGGGGTATTGGCCTATCAGCCATCATAGGTGCCACTATGGCGAAAGCTGGTCGCATCATCGCCATTGATATCAACGAAAGCAAATTCGACCTAGCGAAAAAACTCGGGGCTACTGACTGCATTAACCCTAAAAATTACGACAAACCGATTCAAGACGTTATTGTTGAGCTGACGGATGGTGGCGTCGATTACTCTTTCGAGTGCATTGGTAATGTTGACGTAATGCGTTCCGCGTTAGAGTGTTGTCATAAAGGCTGGGGCGAATCGATTATTATTGGTGTCGCAGGTGCTGGTCAAGAAATCTCTACACGCCCTTTCCAACTGGTTACAGGCCGTGTATGGAAAGGAACAGCTTTTGGTGGCGTTAAAGGACGTTCAGAGCTACCAGACTACGTCGAACGATACATGAATGGCGAGTTTAAGTTGAATGATTTTATTACCCATACGATGGAACTAGAAAAAATCAACGAAGCTTTTGAGCTGATGCACGAAG
- a CDS encoding LysR substrate-binding domain-containing protein yields MKWQGISEFVAVAEEGSFTSAAHKLDISTAQVSRQISQLEARLNVKLLYRTTRTVTITQEGSVYYQHCRAVLDGLQHAEDELLNLQSKPQGKIKLTATVTYGEQVILPLINDFQTLYPEVDVEAYLTNKRVDIVEDGYDLAIRIGDLKDSTLMARKLSQRSNFVCASPEYLDKYGTPHTISELSRHNCLLGTLDYWRFHVDGREKSVRVSGSLRYNSGFGLTQAALQGIGIVQLPDYYTKQYLSEGRLVPLLEAYRMAEEGIWAVYPQNRFMSPKLRVLIDHLVKNIE; encoded by the coding sequence ATGAAGTGGCAGGGAATTTCAGAGTTTGTCGCCGTTGCGGAAGAAGGGAGCTTTACATCGGCAGCTCACAAGCTGGATATATCCACTGCGCAGGTGAGCCGACAGATTAGTCAGCTCGAGGCGCGGCTTAATGTGAAGTTGTTGTACCGCACCACAAGAACCGTAACCATAACCCAGGAAGGCAGTGTTTATTACCAGCACTGCAGAGCCGTTTTGGATGGTTTGCAACATGCGGAAGATGAGTTACTAAATTTACAGAGTAAACCTCAAGGAAAAATTAAGTTAACCGCAACGGTAACTTATGGTGAGCAGGTCATCTTGCCTTTGATTAATGACTTTCAGACTTTGTATCCAGAAGTTGATGTAGAAGCTTACCTAACCAATAAGCGCGTTGATATTGTTGAAGACGGCTATGATTTAGCCATAAGAATTGGCGATCTAAAGGACTCTACGTTGATGGCTAGGAAGCTGAGCCAGCGTTCGAATTTTGTATGCGCATCGCCAGAGTATTTAGATAAGTATGGCACACCACACACCATTTCAGAGTTATCCCGACATAACTGTTTATTAGGCACTCTGGATTATTGGCGATTTCATGTGGATGGTCGTGAGAAGAGTGTTAGAGTTAGCGGGAGCTTGCGATACAACAGTGGTTTTGGCTTAACGCAGGCAGCATTGCAAGGTATCGGCATCGTTCAACTGCCAGACTATTACACCAAACAGTATTTGTCTGAGGGGCGCTTAGTGCCACTGCTGGAAGCTTATCGGATGGCGGAGGAGGGTATTTGGGCCGTTTACCCGCAGAACCGTTTTATGTCGCCAAAACTTAGAGTGCTTATTGACCACTTGGTCAAAAACATTGAATGA
- a CDS encoding agmatine deiminase family protein: MSQLTKRRWPAEWEKHQATWMAWPCRKEIWSNGLEKARHAFAKIANTISEYEPVNMIVRAEDAPSAQKLLNSDIEIHFFELDDSWARDISPLWVEEQLDGSKHSLALKFIFNAWGNKFEPYAHDAKVAEHITQIVQSKVESHDVVLEGGSIHGNGQGTILTTKECLLNPNRNPQLTQDDIESFLLKTFGAKDVIWLNKGVFGDVDTDGHIDNIACFVDDKTILTQSTSDRASENFSIYHENREIIHDAGMSLVEIPEPEARYRDGEREPLSYINYYIANDLVVLPAFGCKQDQAALSMLKDLYPKRDIKQIDANEILIGGGGIHCITMQQPLIQSA; the protein is encoded by the coding sequence ATGAGTCAATTAACGAAACGTCGCTGGCCAGCAGAGTGGGAAAAGCACCAAGCCACTTGGATGGCTTGGCCTTGCCGCAAAGAAATTTGGAGCAATGGCCTAGAAAAAGCTCGTCACGCTTTTGCAAAGATAGCCAATACCATTTCTGAGTATGAGCCCGTTAATATGATTGTGCGTGCGGAAGACGCGCCTTCTGCGCAAAAACTTCTGAACTCAGACATTGAGATCCACTTCTTTGAACTCGACGACAGTTGGGCTCGTGATATTTCTCCGCTGTGGGTCGAAGAACAGTTAGATGGTTCTAAGCATTCTCTGGCGTTAAAGTTTATCTTTAACGCTTGGGGTAATAAGTTTGAACCTTATGCTCACGACGCTAAAGTTGCTGAACATATAACCCAAATCGTTCAGTCGAAAGTTGAGTCACATGACGTTGTGCTAGAAGGCGGCTCTATCCATGGTAATGGTCAAGGAACTATACTCACGACCAAAGAGTGTCTGTTAAACCCGAACCGTAATCCACAGCTAACTCAAGATGATATCGAGTCCTTCTTGCTTAAGACCTTTGGCGCCAAAGATGTCATATGGCTTAATAAAGGCGTGTTCGGTGACGTTGATACTGACGGTCACATTGATAATATCGCTTGCTTTGTGGATGACAAAACAATTCTTACTCAAAGCACTAGTGATCGCGCCAGCGAAAACTTTAGTATTTATCATGAGAACCGCGAAATCATTCATGACGCAGGAATGAGCTTAGTTGAAATTCCTGAACCAGAGGCTCGATATCGTGATGGTGAGCGCGAGCCTCTATCCTACATTAATTATTATATTGCCAATGACTTGGTGGTTCTGCCCGCTTTTGGATGCAAGCAAGATCAAGCCGCTTTATCAATGTTAAAAGACTTGTATCCTAAGCGTGATATCAAGCAGATTGATGCTAACGAAATCTTGATAGGTGGTGGTGGTATCCACTGTATCACCATGCAACAACCGCTAATTCAAAGTGCTTAA
- the speE gene encoding polyamine aminopropyltransferase, with protein MSKRFIETLYKTYGQSFIVDEILFESKTDHQHLIIFNNEQFGRVMALDGVIQTTEKDEFIYHEMLTHVPLFAHGNAKRVLIIGGGDGGILREVLRHPEVEHVTMVEIDQAVVDMCKQYFPKHSDGAFDDPRVNLVIDDGVDFIVNNTELYDVIISDSTDPEGPGEVLFSSRFYKGCKESLTEGGILATQNGVSFMQIDEVKTTFNRFEGLFTDRWFYAAPVPTYIGGIMTLAWGTDNEALRQQSVEEIRERFTQSNIKTRYYTPELHVASFALPQYVVDVLK; from the coding sequence ATGAGCAAACGTTTTATTGAAACGCTTTACAAAACCTACGGGCAAAGTTTTATTGTCGATGAAATACTGTTCGAGAGTAAAACTGACCACCAGCACCTGATCATTTTTAATAATGAACAGTTTGGCCGAGTCATGGCTTTGGACGGTGTGATTCAAACCACAGAGAAAGATGAGTTCATCTACCATGAGATGCTCACTCACGTTCCCTTATTTGCTCACGGCAACGCTAAGCGCGTATTAATCATTGGCGGTGGCGATGGCGGTATATTACGTGAAGTATTACGTCACCCTGAAGTCGAGCACGTGACCATGGTTGAGATAGATCAGGCTGTGGTTGATATGTGTAAGCAGTACTTCCCTAAGCACTCAGATGGCGCTTTTGATGACCCGCGCGTGAACTTAGTGATTGATGATGGTGTTGACTTTATTGTTAACAACACAGAGCTTTACGACGTTATTATTTCAGACTCTACCGATCCTGAAGGTCCTGGCGAAGTGCTGTTTAGTTCGCGTTTTTACAAAGGCTGTAAAGAGAGCTTAACTGAGGGTGGCATTTTAGCGACGCAAAACGGTGTTAGCTTCATGCAAATTGATGAAGTGAAGACAACTTTTAACCGTTTTGAAGGATTATTTACCGACCGCTGGTTCTACGCTGCACCTGTACCAACCTATATCGGTGGCATTATGACCTTAGCTTGGGGCACGGATAACGAGGCTTTACGTCAGCAGTCGGTAGAAGAAATACGCGAACGATTTACACAGAGCAACATCAAGACCCGGTACTATACGCCGGAGCTTCATGTCGCCAGTTTTGCTTTACCCCAATATGTCGTCGATGTTCTTAAGTAA